A window of Conger conger chromosome 13, fConCon1.1, whole genome shotgun sequence contains these coding sequences:
- the LOC133107589 gene encoding cytochrome P450 2M1-like: MDCLILVLNNLLSVLLGLIVLALFWKNRGKESSRSRLPPGPTPVPILGNIFQVDLKQPYKSYLEFSEQYGSVFTVWLGPKPVIVLAGYQTLKEALVNQGEEFGGRALYPVLLQVTNGYGLLASNGARWKDLRRFSLMTLKNFGMGRRTIEERVHEEAGFLVKAFSDHGDSAFNPHNLLCNAVSNVICSIVFGKRFEYDDQQFKFLQQGIDGYFHFLSSSRGQFFNVFPRLTWFLPGPHHEVFGHLEKVKAYFEQEAKDRLSNLDINSPQDYIEAFLVRMLEQENKPGSEFHFDNLVNSIWNLFSAGTETTSSTLRHGLLLMMKYPHIQERIQKEIDEVVGSSRSPSAQDRPNMPYTDAVIHEIQRSMDLSPTSVPHKMMRDTEFKGYFLPEGTMVLTLLSSVLSDPKHWKNPDAFDPENFLDENGRFKKNDAFLAFGLGKRVCLGEGLARVELFLFFSSLLQRFSFRATQPPEELDVSPTCSSFGRLPRTYSCYARLRE; this comes from the exons ATGGATTGTTTAATCCTTGTGTTGAACAATTTACTCTCTGTTTTGTTGGGTCTCATAGTCCTTGCATTATTTTGGAAGAATCGTGGAAAAGAAAGCAGCAGATCCCGACTGCCGCCAGGTCCCACCCCAGTTCCCATCCTAGGAAACATTTTCCAGGTGGATTTAAAACAACCCTACAAGTCATATTTAGAG tTCAGTGAGCAGTATGGCTCAGTCTTTACTGTGTGGCTTGGTCCCAAACCAGTCATTGTGCTGGCTGGGTATCAGACCCTAAAGGAAGCTCTGGTGAACCAAGGGGAGGAGTTTGGCGGCCGCGCTCTCTATCCTGTACTCCTCCAAGTCACCAACGGTTACG GGCTGTTGGCAAGCAATGGAGCCCGGTGGAAGGACCTGCGGAGGTTCTCCCTGATGACCCTGAAGAACTTTGGGATGGGGCGCAGAACCATTGAAGAGAGGGTACATGAGGAGGCCGGGTTTTTGGTCAAAGCCTTCAGTGACCATGGAG ATTCTGCCTTCAACCCACACAATTTGTTATGCAATGCCGTGTCCAATGTCATCTGCTCCATCGTCTTTGGCAAGAGGTTTGAATATGATGACCAGCAGTTCAAGTTCCTCCAGCAGGGCATTGATGGGTACTTTCATTTTCTCAGCAGCTCCAGAGGACAG TTCTTCAACGTGTTTCCCAGACTCACCTGGTTCCTGCCTGGCCCTCACCATGAGGTCTTTGGGCACCTTGAGAAGGTCAAAGCTTACTTTGAACAGGAAGCCAAAGATCGCCTCAGCAACCTTGACATCAACTCCCCTCAGGACTACATTGAAGCGTTCCTGGTCCGGATGCTGGAG CAAGAAAACAAGCCTGGCAGCGAGTTCCACTTTGACAACCTGGTCAACTCCATTTGGAACCTGTTCTCAGCAGGAACAGAGACCACTTCCTCCACACTGAGGCATGGCCTGCTCCTCATGATGAAGTACCCGCACATCCAGG AGCGGATTCAGAAGGAGATTGATGAAGTCGTAGGTTCCAGCAGAAGCCCCTCAGCCCAGGACAGGCCGAATATGCCCTACACTGACGCTGTCATTCATGAGATCCAGCGCTCTATGGACCTCAGCCCTACCTCCGTGCCTCACAAGATGATGAGGGACACAGAATTCAAGGGCTACTTCCTTCCTGAG GGTACGATGGTCCTGACTCTGTTGTCCTCTGTCCTCTCCGACCCGAAACATTGGAAAAACCCGGATGCGTTTGACCCAGAGAACTTCCTGGATGAGAACGGGAGATTCAAGAAGAATGACGCGTTCCTGGCATTTGGACTGG GGAAGCGTGTCTGCCTTGGGGAGGGGCTGGCCAGGGTGGAGCTGTTCCTGTTCttctcctccctgctccagcGGTTCTCCTTCAGAGCCACGCAGCCCCCGGAGGAGCTTGACGTCAGCCCCACCTGCTCAAGCTTCGGCCGGCT